Proteins from one Fibrobacterota bacterium genomic window:
- a CDS encoding sigma-70 family RNA polymerase sigma factor, producing MKSDLATSEGDEVLLERIRGGDLDAFAGLVDRYQGPLIGFLNRMIRDPEAARDLAQDAFLKAFQSLGSYTGRNQAGFSTWLFAIARNGCLDLVRSRKRKATEKLEDHENLPAPDPGDPARRLRIRMLLEDALEDMNPEQRMAFELTVVEGFGYEEAAVIQGTNAGTIRSRVSRAREALQVKLRGFGRKG from the coding sequence ATGAAATCTGACCTGGCCACCTCGGAAGGGGACGAAGTCCTACTGGAACGCATTCGCGGCGGGGACCTCGATGCCTTCGCCGGCCTCGTGGATCGCTACCAAGGGCCGTTGATCGGGTTCCTCAACCGCATGATACGGGATCCGGAGGCCGCGCGGGATTTGGCCCAGGACGCCTTCTTGAAGGCCTTTCAATCGCTCGGGAGCTATACGGGCCGCAACCAGGCCGGCTTTTCCACCTGGCTGTTCGCCATCGCGCGCAACGGCTGCCTCGACTTGGTGCGCAGCCGCAAACGGAAGGCGACGGAAAAGCTGGAGGATCATGAAAACCTGCCCGCCCCCGATCCGGGCGATCCCGCCCGCCGGCTGCGCATCCGGATGCTGTTGGAAGACGCTTTGGAGGACATGAATCCGGAGCAACGGATGGCCTTCGAGTTAACCGTGGTGGAAGGCTTCGGTTATGAAGAGGCGGCGGTGATACAAGGGACGAATGCGGGGACGATCCGATCGCGGGTGAGCCGGGCGAGGGAAGCTCTGCAAGTCAAGCTGCGCGGATTCGGGAGGAAGGGATAA
- a CDS encoding HlyC/CorC family transporter → MSSVGFEFFIIAALILVNGLFAMTEIAVVSARKARLQQWANEGNRRAQNALDLANSPNRFLATIQVVITMFTLLTGAYGGSTIAEKISAHLQGLPWVGQYHERIGLSMVVVAVGFLQVVFGELVPKTVALNHAEQIASIVAWPMQLISRLASPIVSFLGLFTDAILRMVGSKPSTEPPVTGDEINVMIAQGTEAGVFQESQQDMVESVIELNERRINTIMTPRPEIVWLDVEASLDESKEKILGSSYSRFPLCRDSLDEILGIVHTKDLLADCIAGKPLDLVSKARKALTIPETIPVLKSLESFKESGIHIALVIDEYGSLQGLVTLNDILESIVGNIASHDQKEEKPGAVRREDGSWLVDGMQPVEDFKDLMEIDDLPEEGTDTYQTLGGFVMMQLGRIPKPGDHFQSGDVRYEVMDMDGNRVDKVLVKKEEPPPDSQAEDRAGEEKG, encoded by the coding sequence CTGAGTAGCGTAGGCTTCGAATTTTTCATCATCGCCGCTTTGATCCTGGTGAACGGTCTGTTCGCCATGACCGAGATCGCCGTGGTTTCGGCGCGCAAGGCCCGTTTGCAGCAATGGGCCAACGAGGGCAACCGGCGCGCCCAAAACGCCTTGGACTTGGCCAACTCCCCCAATCGCTTCCTGGCCACCATCCAGGTGGTCATCACCATGTTTACCTTGCTCACCGGCGCCTACGGCGGCAGCACCATCGCCGAAAAGATTTCCGCGCATTTGCAGGGCCTTCCCTGGGTGGGCCAGTATCACGAACGCATCGGCCTCTCCATGGTGGTGGTCGCCGTCGGATTCCTGCAAGTGGTCTTCGGCGAGCTCGTACCCAAGACCGTGGCCCTGAATCATGCCGAGCAAATCGCATCCATCGTGGCCTGGCCCATGCAGCTCATTTCCCGGCTGGCCTCCCCCATCGTTTCCTTCCTCGGGCTGTTCACCGACGCCATCCTGCGCATGGTGGGAAGCAAGCCCTCCACCGAGCCTCCCGTCACCGGGGACGAAATCAACGTCATGATCGCGCAAGGCACGGAGGCGGGGGTTTTCCAGGAATCCCAGCAGGACATGGTGGAAAGCGTCATCGAGCTGAACGAGAGGCGCATCAATACCATCATGACCCCGCGGCCGGAAATCGTATGGCTCGACGTGGAAGCGTCCTTGGATGAGAGCAAGGAAAAGATCCTGGGTTCATCCTATTCGCGCTTTCCCCTATGCCGGGATAGCCTGGACGAAATCCTCGGCATCGTGCACACCAAGGATTTGCTGGCCGATTGCATCGCAGGCAAACCGCTGGACCTGGTTAGCAAGGCGCGCAAAGCCCTTACCATCCCCGAAACCATTCCCGTGCTCAAGTCGCTGGAGTCCTTCAAGGAATCGGGCATCCATATCGCCCTGGTGATCGACGAGTACGGCAGCTTGCAAGGGCTGGTCACCCTTAACGATATCCTCGAGAGCATCGTGGGCAACATCGCGTCCCATGATCAGAAGGAAGAGAAGCCGGGCGCCGTGCGGCGCGAAGACGGGTCCTGGTTGGTGGACGGCATGCAGCCCGTGGAGGATTTCAAGGACCTGATGGAGATCGACGACCTTCCCGAGGAAGGCACGGACACCTACCAGACCCTGGGCGGCTTCGTGATGATGCAGCTAGGGCGCATCCCCAAGCCCGGCGATCATTTCCAGAGCGGCGACGTCCGCTACGAAGTAATGGATATGGACGGCAACCGGGTGGACAAGGTGCTCGTCAAGAAGGAGGAGCCCCCGCCGGATTCCCAGGCGGAAGATCGGGCTGGGGAGGAGAAGGGCTGA
- a CDS encoding DUF342 domain-containing protein encodes MAEAPKSGTSSEATTAPGATSAPTVAGKTAEAGKPASPSVANPGDYLEIKTEPQRAVLTIKSAIAAAGLTLTREDVAKKLQSLKVVKGVDWSAVDRMIQGKQYDRGQVIAQGLLPKPGKDAVIQESIKVDSDLAPVMKKDGKADYKNVDNIHQVKKGDVLAVKTPMVPAAPGEDIFGKPLPAPAAKDAQFKLGANTTVSPDGMSLVAAVGGFVYHNAGALCVGVTYTLKGDVDFHTGNLHYHGDILVLGNVKEGFTVEADGNITVEGTVEGAEVVSHSATVTVKGCVFGHGKGRVAAKTGIKLMAAQDVRIECGDGAVEVAKGLRNCQVTAMHLKAGKPGCAVVGGEIRAYGEVEIADLGAEGCHTHIHIVDKAAEAAKIRLREVERLKAEIPHKLEPLEKKLMHMKAMVAKYGAVMSDRVKADLKAVADAYSGLKKAEKDLDDEKQRLASVILTPSSHSGRFAVTEKLIWGGILDFYGHAKELEAEDAKKEWVWGQGGLQSRSLSPSPPQPDLPPGNPAGAPPS; translated from the coding sequence ATGGCCGAGGCCCCCAAATCGGGTACGTCCTCGGAAGCAACGACCGCTCCCGGGGCCACTAGCGCTCCTACGGTGGCAGGGAAAACTGCCGAGGCCGGAAAACCTGCCTCTCCCTCCGTAGCCAACCCTGGCGATTACCTGGAAATCAAAACCGAACCCCAGCGCGCGGTCTTGACCATCAAGAGCGCCATCGCCGCCGCGGGTCTGACCCTGACGCGGGAAGACGTCGCCAAGAAGTTGCAAAGCCTGAAAGTCGTGAAGGGCGTCGATTGGTCGGCGGTCGATCGCATGATCCAAGGCAAGCAGTACGATCGCGGGCAAGTCATCGCCCAGGGCCTGCTTCCCAAACCGGGCAAGGACGCCGTGATCCAGGAATCGATCAAGGTCGATAGCGATCTGGCGCCGGTGATGAAAAAGGATGGCAAGGCCGACTATAAGAACGTGGATAACATCCATCAGGTGAAAAAGGGCGACGTGCTGGCGGTAAAGACGCCCATGGTACCGGCCGCGCCGGGCGAGGACATCTTCGGCAAGCCTCTGCCGGCGCCGGCGGCGAAGGATGCTCAATTCAAACTGGGCGCCAATACCACCGTCAGCCCCGATGGCATGAGCCTGGTGGCCGCCGTGGGCGGGTTCGTATACCACAATGCGGGCGCCCTCTGCGTCGGGGTCACCTATACGCTGAAAGGCGACGTGGATTTCCACACCGGTAACCTGCATTACCATGGCGACATCCTGGTGCTGGGCAACGTGAAGGAAGGCTTCACGGTTGAGGCCGACGGGAACATCACCGTGGAAGGGACGGTCGAGGGCGCGGAAGTCGTGTCCCATTCGGCGACGGTGACCGTCAAAGGGTGCGTCTTCGGCCATGGCAAGGGCCGCGTCGCCGCCAAAACGGGGATCAAGCTGATGGCGGCCCAGGACGTCCGCATCGAGTGCGGGGACGGCGCCGTGGAAGTTGCCAAGGGATTACGTAACTGCCAGGTTACGGCCATGCACCTGAAGGCGGGAAAGCCGGGATGCGCCGTGGTCGGGGGCGAGATCCGCGCTTACGGCGAGGTCGAGATCGCCGATCTTGGGGCCGAAGGATGCCATACGCACATCCACATCGTGGATAAGGCGGCGGAAGCGGCCAAGATCCGCTTGCGCGAAGTGGAGCGCCTCAAGGCGGAGATCCCGCACAAGCTGGAGCCCCTGGAAAAGAAACTGATGCACATGAAGGCCATGGTCGCCAAGTACGGGGCCGTGATGTCGGACCGGGTGAAGGCGGATCTCAAGGCGGTGGCCGATGCGTACTCGGGCCTCAAGAAGGCCGAGAAGGACCTGGACGATGAAAAGCAGCGGCTCGCTTCCGTCATACTGACCCCCTCCAGCCATTCGGGCCGGTTCGCGGTCACGGAAAAGCTGATTTGGGGAGGCATCCTCGATTTTTACGGGCATGCCAAGGAGTTGGAAGCGGAGGATGCGAAGAAGGAATGGGTCTGGGGCCAGGGAGGCCTGCAGTCCCGTTCCCTCAGCCCTTCTCCTCCCCAGCCCGATCTTCCGCCTGGGAATCCGGCGGGGGCTCCTCCTTCTTGA